The nucleotide sequence aaataacttgctttcaCTAATTTCAACCCAGAACTCGCCTGATAGGTTTGTGCATCAGATAAGATATTTTGATGCATGCATGAGAGACATTTCCACATGCACATGCTTAGCTGTGTTTTGAGAGGAGAACAGAACCTTGATGGTCGTGAGCTAAGCATGGTGCTCTTTCTTTCATGAGTACAACAATAGTCACGGTGCTGTTTGTAATTAGAGGGATGTTAACTGGGGTTCTATGCTTGTACCAATGAGGATTCCTAGCCATGCCTCTTCCATACACATGGATGACATGAAAAATAGAACAATTTCAGGCTCTGGCATCCTATCATCCTTCTAGTGATTATGGTTTTGCATCTAAATATATAAAACTTTTGCTTCCCAGTTCCGCACTGGATCATGCTCAATAGGTTGACCCTTTTTAAAATAATGGTTATCCATTCTTTCTGTTAATATTTCCTAGCTTAGTTGCACAGTGGTTAGGGGTGCCATTAGAAAGTAAAAGATTGCAAAATGCACACCACAAATAGGTGGTGCCTCTTGTGCCAACGTATTGCTTAGAAAAACGTAATGATGTTGAACTTCTTGTAAGAGAGCATCTTAGGCGCTGCTGAATGCTGATGCAAGAAATAAGCTATTGTGAATTTAGTATGGTTATGGTTGTGTAGTCGAtaaagataatagtagcaattGCATGCAGCAGTAGTTCTGTGCTGTTCTTGTTGTTATGCACATGCTGTTATTGCTGCAATTGATGTTTTGTTGTTCTTAAGCTGGAGATATTATGTTACTTTgcttcaatcaaaaaaaaaaagaattatgaaAATTTGTATTTCTTTTTGCACTGAATCAGTTAAGTGTAAATCATCTGTTACGTGGAGTGCGGCAAAGTTCGAAGTCCTATTTACTCTGCCCATTATGTCATTCTGGCTATTTTATTATCGGCTTACTCTAAAGAAAATGATTCTTACCGTATCAGTTCCCAAAGATAGATTTGAGATAAGATTCATCAGGCTATTATGTCCTGTGCAAGGTGTCATTTTCTTGAGGAGGTAAGGTGGGAAGCCTCTTTCTCTTGATTATACTTGCTCTTTTCCGGTAGTCGAAGATAGAGTGTTACTACCtacttcttttaaaaattaattaacaaaaaaaattcatgaggtGTAATTTCATTGTAATGTTTGTAAAAACATTTATTCTGCATAAATTCATTTGATCTTTTATAAATGTTTCTTATAGTGCGAATTCATGTTATACTACTAGAATATTATGTTAAGATAGATATAACTTGACgtccaaaaaataaatatgtattaCAAAATGGACAAACAACTTATTACTTGTGAGAGtgttaataattttattttaagatGATCTTTTTGCCACTGGAAGAATCTTATCgtgtttatttcattatttatacaaaaaagtaaaaaaaagtgCAGAAGTTCCAAGTAGATTAGTTTGGAGTGGTAGGCATATAATGTGCAATagtttagaaaaaaaatcatgtcttTTGTTATCAGAGTTTAAATTTCAGTAGTAGAGCTCAATCAATATGGAAGCATGTCATGAACCTGCACTCTTTGGAACACTGTTTCCTTACAGACAAAAAATGCATCTAGTTGGATTTCAAATAACCTGCTACAAGCTACAACTGTAAACAACACTCTTGTATCGTTGCTGATTTAGTCTTAATTACCTAGGACATATATTcgattctattttattttttttaagatttccAGTTTCTGACTCTCATACCTCTTTCCAGAGCAAGCAGCATTTGCAGTACTCCTAATCTTTAATTTCCTTTCTTTCATTCGTTCTTTttgttaatttaatttggccatTGTTTTGAAACAACTAAAATTTTCTCGAATTTTATCAGTATTTATTAACTGTTGCTTAATTCTGCGCACAAGACATATATATTCAACAATAAAAGCTGATTTGGCCGTCGAAACCCTAAAGTCCATCACACATCCCCTTATTCAATTAAGTAATATCATCTAGTACTACAAATGTCCGAAGCACAACTGACACTACAAATTTCAGTCGCTTATGTACAAAAACCATATTCATGCCTTGTTCATCTGATTGATATCAAATTATCTAAGatcactaattatatatgcttctaATTCTTCTACCATTATATTATTGCTTCACTTCAATAGATCTATTTGGCAGCTTGAGGTGGATGTTGAAGCATATTCCACAGCCACTTCTTGTTTATCAGAAACTTGAAGAATTTCAGCTGCATCTGAATATTCAGGTCCTTTTGATACATCATGGCTAAGCTGAGAAGCAACAAACTTGTCAAGAACTCTCCAATCTGTCACTTGCTCAACTGCTTGATCTATGTCTCCGCCACTATTATAAAATGTGATCATCTGAAGTTGGTGGCTGGGCTGTACTGTTTTGTCCTCTGAAGTAGTAAAGCATTGGAAGGAACTTCCATGGTTGATGTAGTTAGGAAGTTTAGGGCTCTCTAATTGAGGGAGCTGGTGGAAAGGTTCATGTGGTAAGTGGTAGTGCATCTTTGTCTCTCCCTTGTAAGATTGAAGATGCTGGTGGTATGTCATGTTGGGCTGGATTGCAATCCTATTCGGGAAATCAAGTTGGTCTTGCATGATGGAGACTTGATCATCATACCAACAAGGAGATTCAAGTTCACTTGCCCTCCTTACTGTCGGCATTCGCTTCTTGAACACCCTGCAGACAACCCAACCCTCTTCCTGTAACATGAAATTTGGAAAATAAGTCATGGAATCACAGTTTAAAGGACTTTGATATTTAATAATGGAAGTAGTGCAACAAAAATTATAACCGAAAAATCTGCTATATCAAAGATTGTCTTTGGTGCAAAGTAACATGTTGCACTAGCAAAACATGATCTCAACCAAAAAaatg is from Phoenix dactylifera cultivar Barhee BC4 chromosome 18, palm_55x_up_171113_PBpolish2nd_filt_p, whole genome shotgun sequence and encodes:
- the LOC103710745 gene encoding NAC domain-containing protein 7; its protein translation is MDTFSHVPPGFRFHPTDEELVNYYLRKKMASKKIDLDVIKDVDLYRIEPWDLQEKCRIGAEEQHEWYFFSHKDKKYPTGTRTNRATAAGFWKATGRDKPIYSKHNLIGMRKTLVFYQGRAPNGQKSDWIMHEYRLETNENAPPQEEGWVVCRVFKKRMPTVRRASELESPCWYDDQVSIMQDQLDFPNRIAIQPNMTYHQHLQSYKGETKMHYHLPHEPFHQLPQLESPKLPNYINHGSSFQCFTTSEDKTVQPSHQLQMITFYNSGGDIDQAVEQVTDWRVLDKFVASQLSHDVSKGPEYSDAAEILQVSDKQEVAVEYASTSTSSCQIDLLK